Proteins encoded together in one uncultured Desulfosarcina sp. window:
- a CDS encoding DNA adenine methylase encodes MNSPLAYIGGKSKLAKTIIDMMPEHKAYCEVFAGAAWVFFKKPESKYEVINDLDSDLVVFYRVLQNHLEEFLRQFKWLLSSREWFEDWKRQQASGGLTDIQRAARYYYLQRLCFGGRVKGRVYGTAPMHAPRINLLRIEEELSAVHLRLVGVTIEHLPWEDFIRRYDKPGTLFYCDPPYYKAPFYEHNLELSDYQQMADVLSEIRSKFILSINDHPEIWEVFSGFEIRSVGLKYTVAKGKQTTGRELLVSNCRGRFKGGGRFVG; translated from the coding sequence GTGAACAGCCCATTAGCGTACATTGGCGGGAAATCGAAGCTGGCTAAAACAATCATCGATATGATGCCCGAGCATAAAGCCTACTGCGAGGTATTTGCAGGGGCGGCCTGGGTGTTTTTTAAAAAGCCTGAATCGAAATATGAGGTGATCAACGATCTGGACAGCGACCTGGTGGTTTTTTACCGGGTGCTGCAGAACCATCTCGAGGAATTTTTACGGCAGTTCAAATGGCTGCTTTCGTCCCGGGAATGGTTCGAGGACTGGAAGCGCCAGCAGGCTTCTGGCGGTCTGACCGATATCCAGCGGGCGGCCCGTTACTATTACCTGCAGCGGCTTTGTTTTGGTGGGCGTGTCAAAGGCCGCGTATATGGCACGGCACCCATGCATGCCCCCCGGATTAACCTTTTGCGCATTGAAGAGGAGCTGTCGGCGGTTCATTTGCGGCTGGTGGGCGTGACGATAGAGCATCTGCCCTGGGAGGATTTTATCAGGCGCTACGACAAGCCGGGGACGCTGTTTTATTGCGATCCGCCTTACTACAAGGCACCATTTTATGAGCACAATCTTGAACTGTCAGATTATCAGCAGATGGCGGACGTTCTATCAGAGATTCGGAGCAAGTTCATCTTGAGCATCAATGATCATCCGGAAATTTGGGAGGTGTTCAGCGGGTTTGAAATTAGGTCGGTCGGTTTGAAATATACGGTGGCCAAGGGAAAACAGACCACTGGCAGGGAGTTATTGGTTAGCAATTGTAGAGGTCGCTTCAAGGGTGGAGGCCGTTTTGTAGGATAG
- a CDS encoding IS3 family transposase (programmed frameshift) has product MGKKRKTHSPQFKAKVALAAIQNDETTSQIASRFGVHPTMVSTWKRQMLEGAADIFDKSHKTRKQAEAHNDELYRQIGQLKVENDFLSRKARQLKKKQRKSMIEPANQRLSISRQCKLLDVKRSSYYYRPKPIKPEDLKLMRIIDELYLRDPSSGSRSISRQLRRQGKKANRKKVQRLMRLMGIEAVYPKPRTTRPHPQHKVYPYLLRNLNIERPNQVWATDITYIPMARGFMYLVAVMDWHSRKILSWRVSNTMEPAFCIEALEEAIDRYGAPEIFNTDQGSQFTSNAFTQVLKDNQVAISMDGRGRCQDNIFVERLWWTLKYHYIYLHSFDTGKALRRGLAWWIKYYNQERGHSSLDDKTPDEVYYGLPHPYAEAA; this is encoded by the exons ATGGGTAAAAAGCGAAAAACACACAGTCCACAGTTCAAAGCGAAAGTTGCTTTAGCGGCCATTCAGAACGACGAGACCACATCACAGATTGCCAGTCGGTTCGGTGTCCACCCCACCATGGTTTCCACATGGAAGCGGCAGATGCTCGAAGGGGCTGCCGATATCTTCGACAAAAGCCATAAGACCAGGAAACAGGCCGAGGCCCACAACGATGAACTGTACCGCCAGATCGGTCAACTCAAGGTCGAAAACGATTTTTTATCACGAA AAGCTCGGCAGCTGAAAAAAAAGCAGCGTAAATCTATGATTGAACCTGCCAATCAGCGGCTGAGCATTTCCCGGCAATGCAAACTATTGGACGTTAAGCGCTCATCGTATTATTACAGGCCCAAGCCCATCAAACCGGAAGATCTGAAACTGATGCGCATCATCGACGAACTTTACCTCCGGGATCCATCTTCGGGAAGCCGATCGATCAGTCGCCAACTGCGGCGTCAGGGCAAAAAGGCCAACCGTAAAAAGGTACAGCGATTGATGCGGTTAATGGGCATTGAGGCGGTATATCCCAAACCGCGAACCACCAGGCCTCATCCACAGCATAAGGTATATCCCTATCTGCTCAGAAATTTGAACATCGAGCGGCCCAACCAGGTTTGGGCCACAGATATAACCTACATTCCCATGGCCCGTGGATTCATGTACCTGGTGGCGGTCATGGACTGGCATAGCCGCAAGATCCTTTCCTGGCGAGTGTCCAACACGATGGAACCGGCCTTTTGTATCGAGGCCCTGGAAGAAGCGATAGATCGATATGGCGCGCCTGAGATCTTCAATACCGATCAGGGCAGCCAGTTCACCAGCAACGCGTTTACCCAAGTCCTAAAGGACAATCAGGTAGCCATCAGCATGGACGGCCGGGGACGCTGCCAGGACAACATTTTCGTCGAACGGTTATGGTGGACCCTCAAATACCATTACATTTATCTGCATTCATTCGATACGGGCAAGGCGCTACGACGTGGTCTGGCCTGGTGGATCAAATATTACAATCAGGAACGTGGTCATTCATCCCTTGACGATAAAACCCCGGATGAGGTTTACTACGGATTGCCTCATCCGTATGCCGAGGCCGCCTGA
- a CDS encoding transposase codes for MKTNQRTRRVFDPQQKITAVLSIWSERRTSAQVCQEMDISPTLLGQWQNLAIEGMLKALDPKKKDPLPPINQRLSRLIEKKLSEPGKLEKRLQSIQKAASAG; via the coding sequence ATGAAGACAAATCAACGAACCCGCAGAGTATTCGATCCACAACAGAAGATAACGGCCGTGCTGTCCATTTGGAGCGAGCGCCGCACCAGCGCCCAGGTATGTCAGGAAATGGACATCAGCCCGACGCTTTTGGGTCAGTGGCAGAATCTGGCGATCGAGGGCATGCTCAAGGCGCTGGACCCGAAAAAGAAAGATCCGCTGCCGCCGATCAACCAGCGGTTGTCTCGGTTGATCGAAAAGAAATTGAGCGAACCCGGCAAGCTGGAAAAACGCCTCCAATCGATCCAGAAGGCAGCGTCGGCCGGATAG
- a CDS encoding IS3 family transposase (programmed frameshift) produces MAKHRIRRSAEFKAKVALAALSEAKTLAELSSEYGVHQTQITRWKQELVANAPDLFGKAKKKALNHEAEVNELHRQIGKLKVENDFLFQSARSELDRAQKQKVIATGHPDVSVKRRCQLLGISRASYYRGPSMGLRQGDRELMRRIDRLYTDHPWMGSRSLADHLTSPDRPIGRGRVRRLMRIMGIESLAPKPGTSRRQPRHPVYPYLLRRMTIDRPNQVWATDITYIHMARGHMYLIAIMDWATRKVLSWRLSNTLDTQFCVEALKAALLKYGAPEIFNSDQGCQFTSEAFTSVLKAWKVKISMDGKGRFKDNIFIERLWRTLKYERIYLRDYETGVELSRDLTIWFDWYNENRKHSSLDKLTPNEAYAQGLQNQNQAA; encoded by the exons ATGGCAAAACATCGTATCCGTCGTAGCGCAGAATTCAAGGCGAAGGTCGCCCTTGCTGCATTGTCCGAGGCAAAGACCCTGGCCGAACTATCCAGTGAGTATGGCGTTCATCAGACACAAATCACTCGCTGGAAACAGGAACTGGTCGCCAATGCACCGGATTTGTTTGGTAAGGCTAAGAAAAAGGCGCTCAACCACGAAGCCGAGGTTAACGAACTTCACCGCCAGATCGGCAAGCTCAAGGTTGAAAACGATTTTTTGT TCCAATCTGCCCGGTCTGAACTCGACCGGGCGCAGAAACAGAAGGTGATTGCAACCGGTCACCCGGATGTTTCTGTAAAGCGGCGCTGCCAATTATTGGGTATATCCCGTGCAAGTTATTATCGTGGCCCCTCTATGGGACTGCGGCAAGGGGACCGGGAACTGATGCGTCGGATCGATAGACTCTACACGGATCATCCCTGGATGGGCAGTCGTTCCCTGGCCGATCATTTAACGAGTCCTGATCGACCGATAGGACGCGGGCGTGTCAGACGCCTGATGCGTATCATGGGCATCGAATCCCTGGCACCCAAGCCGGGTACCAGCAGGCGTCAACCCAGGCATCCGGTCTATCCCTATCTGCTGCGAAGGATGACCATTGATCGCCCCAACCAGGTGTGGGCCACCGATATTACGTATATTCACATGGCCCGCGGTCATATGTATCTAATCGCAATCATGGACTGGGCTACCCGGAAAGTCCTCTCCTGGCGGTTATCCAATACCCTTGACACACAGTTTTGCGTGGAGGCACTCAAAGCAGCGCTACTCAAATATGGCGCTCCGGAAATCTTCAACAGCGACCAGGGTTGCCAGTTCACGAGCGAGGCCTTTACCTCCGTGCTGAAAGCCTGGAAAGTTAAGATCAGCATGGATGGCAAGGGACGGTTCAAAGACAACATCTTTATCGAGCGCCTCTGGCGCACCCTGAAATATGAAAGAATATACCTCAGGGATTACGAAACCGGTGTTGAACTATCCCGGGATCTGACCATCTGGTTCGACTGGTATAATGAAAACCGGAAGCATTCGTCTCTTGACAAACTGACCCCAAATGAGGCTTATGCTCAAGGACTTCAAAATCAAAACCAGGCCGCCTGA
- a CDS encoding PAS domain S-box protein, with amino-acid sequence MSDSNQNILNKHLYLIKSIVAIAFVSFCCFPNFASARVIKVGVYENSPKVFTAESGQAAGIFIEIIETIAEKEKWELKYIHGSWGEGLDRLEIGEIDLMPDVAHTADRENIFDFHKIPVLSSWFQVYVPKNSDIKSILDLNEKRIAVLDRSVQQKAFVQIENSFGFNTTLISLPDYKTIFEMVSKNEADAAITNRFYGLLHSKKFGLKDTAIIFSPSNLFYASTKGKNQKLLATIDNQLSIMKQDPNSIYYQSLKRWISEEVKFEFPIWLKMLGLISLLFLCLSIAGSILLKHQVKARTQELQMARQQFENMIEFLPDATFVIDADNKIIAWNHACEAMTGVKKETLLGQGNYAYAEPFFGKRRPILIDLLDSPMPDLEATYKNIERHEDRLYGESFIQQLNGGQGAYLWGVASPLYDQEGKRCGAIETVRDVSEQKRLEETLRASEKKYREVVTLANSIILRWTSDGLVTFLNEYGQKFFGYTEKEIIGQQLIGTIVPEVDSSGKSLEVMLEEIRKKPQRFEQNTNENIRRNGERVWIDWRNRIVFDEQGQIKEILSIGTDITYLKQAEEKIHKLHVDLQQYANNLEKRVKERTAELAIAKEHAESADQLKSAFLATMSHELRTPLNSIIGFTGILLQELAGPLNEEQHKQLRMVQSSSRHLLALINDVLDISKIEAGQMELYPSSFELGQSVENTMKLVAPLAQKKGIELMLDIANEVETVTADQRRLEQVILNLLNNAVKFTEKGFIRILCRVENNHYLISVKDTGIGIRQDALNGLFQPFHQIDTGLTRKHEGSGLGLSICKKLLNMMGGIKWP; translated from the coding sequence ATGAGCGATAGTAACCAAAATATACTAAATAAGCACCTCTACTTAATAAAATCAATCGTGGCCATAGCCTTCGTTTCATTTTGTTGTTTCCCAAACTTCGCGAGTGCTCGTGTAATAAAAGTTGGTGTCTATGAAAACAGCCCGAAAGTCTTTACTGCGGAATCTGGACAGGCTGCAGGCATCTTTATTGAAATCATCGAAACGATTGCCGAAAAGGAAAAATGGGAGTTGAAATATATACATGGCTCCTGGGGAGAAGGGCTGGACCGTCTGGAAATTGGAGAAATCGATCTCATGCCGGACGTTGCTCATACGGCTGATCGAGAGAATATATTCGATTTTCACAAGATCCCGGTTTTATCTTCATGGTTTCAAGTTTATGTTCCTAAAAATAGCGATATTAAATCAATATTGGATTTAAATGAAAAGCGCATTGCCGTTCTGGATCGTTCTGTGCAGCAAAAAGCGTTCGTACAGATTGAAAATAGCTTTGGATTTAATACTACGCTCATTTCTCTGCCAGATTACAAAACCATTTTTGAAATGGTTAGCAAAAATGAAGCGGACGCTGCCATAACGAACCGATTTTATGGTCTATTACACAGCAAAAAATTCGGACTTAAGGATACTGCAATCATTTTTAGCCCTTCCAATTTATTTTATGCATCTACGAAAGGTAAGAATCAAAAACTATTAGCAACAATCGATAATCAACTTTCAATCATGAAACAAGATCCAAACTCTATTTATTATCAGTCATTAAAACGCTGGATTTCAGAGGAAGTGAAATTTGAATTTCCGATTTGGCTTAAAATGCTTGGCTTAATTTCACTTCTTTTTCTTTGCTTAAGCATAGCCGGCAGCATTCTGCTAAAACACCAGGTGAAAGCCAGAACTCAAGAACTGCAAATGGCTAGGCAACAATTTGAAAATATGATTGAATTTCTGCCAGATGCGACTTTTGTGATTGACGCAGACAATAAAATTATAGCGTGGAACCACGCATGTGAAGCAATGACCGGAGTGAAGAAGGAAACATTGCTCGGTCAGGGTAACTACGCCTATGCAGAGCCGTTTTTCGGCAAACGGCGCCCAATTCTTATTGATTTGCTGGATTCGCCCATGCCGGATTTGGAAGCCACGTACAAGAATATCGAGCGTCACGAAGACAGGCTTTATGGTGAATCATTCATCCAGCAACTTAATGGTGGTCAAGGTGCCTACTTGTGGGGCGTTGCGTCACCTTTATATGATCAAGAGGGGAAGCGTTGTGGTGCCATCGAGACTGTTCGGGACGTCAGCGAGCAAAAGCGTTTGGAGGAAACACTACGCGCAAGTGAAAAGAAATACCGCGAAGTGGTGACGCTGGCCAACAGCATCATTTTGCGTTGGACATCTGATGGGCTGGTCACTTTCCTGAACGAATACGGCCAGAAATTTTTCGGCTATACTGAAAAAGAGATCATTGGCCAGCAGTTGATTGGAACCATAGTCCCGGAGGTTGACAGCTCTGGAAAATCCTTGGAAGTGATGTTGGAAGAGATCCGAAAAAAACCACAGAGGTTTGAGCAAAACACCAACGAAAATATACGCCGCAACGGTGAAAGGGTATGGATCGATTGGAGAAACAGGATCGTGTTCGATGAGCAGGGACAGATAAAAGAGATTTTGAGTATCGGCACCGACATAACCTATCTCAAGCAGGCTGAGGAAAAGATCCATAAACTCCATGTTGACCTTCAGCAGTACGCTAACAACCTTGAAAAAAGGGTCAAAGAACGCACCGCAGAGTTGGCCATCGCAAAAGAGCATGCAGAATCGGCAGACCAACTTAAATCTGCTTTTCTGGCCACCATGTCCCATGAATTACGCACCCCTTTAAACTCCATCATCGGATTCACAGGCATTCTGCTTCAAGAACTAGCAGGTCCTTTGAACGAAGAGCAGCACAAACAGTTACGCATGGTGCAAAGCAGTTCCCGCCATCTTCTGGCTTTGATTAACGATGTACTGGATATTTCCAAAATAGAGGCCGGCCAGATGGAACTTTACCCATCATCTTTTGAATTGGGGCAGTCTGTCGAAAATACGATGAAGCTGGTTGCACCACTGGCTCAAAAAAAAGGAATAGAGCTTATGCTTGATATTGCAAATGAGGTTGAAACAGTAACGGCGGATCAACGTCGCCTGGAGCAGGTTATTCTTAATTTGCTCAACAATGCTGTCAAGTTTACCGAAAAAGGATTTATTCGCATCTTGTGCCGGGTCGAAAACAATCATTATCTTATTTCTGTTAAGGACACTGGAATCGGTATCAGACAGGATGCACTCAATGGTCTTTTTCAACCTTTTCACCAGATCGATACGGGACTTACGCGAAAGCATGAGGGTAGCGGATTAGGGCTGTCAATTTGCAAAAAACTATTGAACATGATGGGCGGTATTAAATGGCCTTGA
- a CDS encoding helix-turn-helix domain-containing protein has protein sequence MAKQLSTRQTARLRAEMIMKVRCGMLTARQAAERLGVSRKTFYKWEQRGLSALLDSVTDQPPGRPAHPPDDHRQWLEKQLQDANRQIDLLNRKMALKDVLMDLKLPQIGSGRTKKK, from the coding sequence ATGGCCAAACAACTATCGACCCGCCAGACGGCGCGGCTCCGAGCCGAGATGATCATGAAGGTCCGTTGCGGCATGCTGACTGCCCGCCAGGCCGCCGAACGCCTGGGCGTCTCGCGCAAGACGTTCTACAAATGGGAGCAGCGGGGGCTGTCCGCCCTTTTGGACAGTGTGACCGACCAGCCCCCGGGAAGGCCTGCCCATCCTCCGGACGACCATCGCCAATGGCTGGAAAAGCAACTGCAGGACGCGAATCGGCAGATCGACTTGCTGAACCGGAAGATGGCGCTCAAGGATGTGCTGATGGACTTGAAGCTTCCCCAAATCGGCAGCGGGCGGACGAAAAAAAAATGA
- a CDS encoding IS4 family transposase — MYQGRTVFSQVLDFLPRKSFRTCVKRYNGNYRIRSFSCYEQFLCMAFAQLTYRESLRDTVLCLRAMHNKLHDVGIQCKVARSTLADANEKRDWRIYCDFAQVLIGQARKLYADEDFGLELEETVYALDASTIDLCRSVFPWARFRSTKSGIKVHTLLDLRGNIPSFVRITDANVHDVNILDELLPEPGSIYVMDRAYLDFDRLHRLHRRWAFFILRTKANTKLRRLYSSPVDKSSGVICDQTVRPVVYKSAIGYPEKLRRIKYFDTETEKRLTFLTNHFELEARTVADLYKSRWQVELFFKWIKQHLRIKKFFGVSETAVKTQIWIAISVYVLVAIMKKRLALDQSLYTILQVLSITLFEKTLISRALTENDYNNKFTSGYIQLNLFDS; from the coding sequence ATGTATCAAGGGAGAACCGTCTTTTCGCAGGTACTGGACTTTTTGCCACGGAAAAGCTTTCGTACCTGTGTTAAACGTTATAACGGCAACTACCGAATTCGTTCTTTCTCATGCTACGAGCAGTTTCTGTGTATGGCATTTGCGCAACTGACCTATCGTGAAAGCCTCCGCGATACAGTTCTTTGTTTACGGGCGATGCACAACAAGCTTCATGACGTTGGAATCCAGTGTAAAGTCGCCAGGAGCACGCTTGCCGATGCCAATGAAAAACGGGATTGGCGTATTTACTGCGACTTCGCCCAAGTTTTGATCGGGCAGGCCCGAAAACTTTATGCGGATGAAGATTTCGGCCTCGAACTCGAAGAAACGGTTTATGCCTTGGATGCATCCACAATCGACCTTTGTCGCTCGGTTTTTCCATGGGCGCGGTTTCGATCCACCAAAAGCGGGATAAAGGTCCATACGTTGCTCGATCTCAGGGGAAATATCCCGTCATTTGTGCGCATAACCGATGCCAATGTTCATGATGTCAATATTCTTGATGAACTGCTTCCGGAACCCGGTTCGATTTATGTAATGGATCGTGCCTATCTTGATTTCGACCGGCTCCATCGATTACATCGCCGGTGGGCTTTCTTCATCCTGAGGACCAAAGCCAACACCAAGTTGAGACGGCTCTACTCCTCACCTGTGGATAAATCCAGTGGTGTGATCTGTGATCAAACCGTTCGCCCGGTGGTGTATAAATCGGCCATTGGCTATCCGGAAAAATTGCGACGAATAAAATATTTCGATACTGAAACCGAAAAACGCCTGACGTTCTTAACCAATCATTTCGAATTAGAGGCCCGGACCGTAGCTGATTTGTATAAATCCCGCTGGCAAGTGGAGCTGTTTTTCAAATGGATCAAGCAGCACCTTCGGATAAAGAAATTTTTCGGGGTTTCGGAAACCGCCGTAAAAACCCAGATCTGGATCGCTATATCCGTTTATGTGCTGGTGGCCATCATGAAAAAACGCCTGGCCCTTGACCAGAGCCTCTACACAATTTTACAGGTTCTGAGTATTACTCTTTTTGAGAAAACCCTTATTTCACGGGCATTGACAGAAAATGATTACAATAACAAATTTACTTCTGGATATATCCAACTGAATTTATTTGATTCTTAA
- a CDS encoding DUF2321 domain-containing protein has product MGYYDVAQICMNGHIVTRNANRSPEFRQNHCKKCGEPTIMQCPSCKTDIQGEYHVDGVFVGGFTTPLPPNFCHQCGQSYPWTERKIQAARDLADEFDELSAEDREKLKSNLDDLYKDTSQTEVAASRFKRIMSKVGKEEMDPKVWTA; this is encoded by the coding sequence ATGGGATATTATGATGTTGCTCAGATTTGCATGAATGGGCATATTGTTACACGTAATGCAAATCGTTCTCCTGAGTTTAGACAAAATCACTGTAAAAAATGTGGTGAACCTACAATTATGCAGTGTCCTTCGTGTAAAACGGATATCCAAGGTGAGTATCATGTAGATGGCGTTTTCGTCGGAGGTTTCACAACCCCACTACCCCCAAATTTTTGTCATCAATGCGGTCAATCTTATCCATGGACAGAAAGGAAAATCCAAGCTGCAAGAGACCTTGCGGATGAATTTGATGAACTTTCTGCTGAAGACCGTGAAAAACTGAAATCAAATCTTGATGATTTGTATAAGGATACATCACAAACTGAAGTCGCTGCTTCTCGCTTTAAACGGATAATGTCAAAAGTTGGGAAAGAGGAGATGGACCCAAAAGTTTGGACAGCCTGA
- a CDS encoding response regulator: protein MIEDNEQNFYMMRFLLEKNGFTVIGANTGREGIEKALRIKPDAILLDIQLPEMDGYAVAEELKRHEALQGIPIIAVTSYAMVGDRERILHAGATGYIEKPINPDTFVFEINSHLRKDGD, encoded by the coding sequence ATGATAGAAGACAATGAACAAAATTTTTACATGATGCGGTTTTTGCTGGAAAAGAATGGTTTTACGGTTATTGGTGCAAATACCGGCAGGGAAGGAATTGAAAAAGCCTTACGAATTAAGCCCGACGCCATATTATTGGACATTCAGTTGCCGGAAATGGACGGTTATGCCGTAGCTGAAGAACTCAAAAGACACGAAGCATTGCAAGGTATTCCTATCATCGCGGTAACATCTTACGCGATGGTTGGAGACAGAGAAAGAATTTTACATGCCGGTGCTACCGGCTATATTGAAAAACCGATCAATCCGGACACTTTTGTGTTCGAGATAAACTCGCATCTGAGGAAAGACGGAGATTGA
- a CDS encoding PAS domain S-box protein, with the protein MKVLIVDDREEGRYLLQTLLLGNGYEVDTAVNGVDALEKIRTGSFQLIISDILMPVMDGFQFCSEVKSDEKLLHIPFIFYTATYTSPKDKAFAKKIGATRFIVKPCEPEKLIEAIQDATMTADNQNIELKPAPLQEKEMLKLYNERLVKKLEQKTLQLEKEIKAKRKTEEKLRNTNSFLDSIVENIPDMIFLKDADQLRFIRFNKAGEELLGFSREELIGKSDYDFFPKEEADFFTTKDRDVLNSKELIDIPEESVLTKYKGQRILRTKKIPILDVKGRPKYLLGISEDITKRKFAESAQREIESRLSQIVMGSPIPTFVIDKKHIVTHWNKALERVTGISGSEVIGTNKQWMAFYPNERPIMADLLVDSVNKDEVSKFYNGKLHKSTDSEHAHAAEDFFPHMGREGRWLYFSAAPLRNSEGEITGAVETLLDITDRKKFEQSLKENEERYRSLFESSSDSIFIIKDSLYYECNPKALEMFNCTREQIIGNSLHKFSPEYQPDGTTSFDKASDLINNAYDDKPQFFLWQHCRFDGSRFDSEVCDTANYGTNFDLNGVTLFPPSRF; encoded by the coding sequence ATGAAAGTGCTTATCGTCGATGACAGAGAAGAAGGCCGTTATCTACTTCAAACACTGCTTTTAGGAAACGGATACGAAGTCGATACGGCCGTTAATGGTGTCGACGCTCTTGAAAAGATCAGGACCGGAAGTTTCCAACTGATAATCAGCGATATCCTCATGCCGGTTATGGACGGTTTCCAGTTTTGCAGTGAAGTTAAATCAGACGAAAAATTGCTCCATATCCCGTTCATTTTTTACACTGCTACGTATACAAGTCCGAAAGATAAGGCATTTGCTAAAAAAATCGGTGCAACCCGTTTTATTGTCAAACCCTGCGAGCCTGAAAAGCTTATCGAGGCGATACAGGATGCAACCATGACCGCTGATAACCAAAATATAGAATTAAAACCTGCTCCGCTGCAGGAAAAGGAAATGCTTAAACTTTACAACGAACGACTTGTGAAAAAGCTTGAGCAAAAGACGCTTCAATTGGAAAAAGAGATCAAGGCCAAACGAAAAACAGAGGAGAAATTACGTAATACGAATTCGTTTCTCGATTCTATTGTTGAAAATATCCCTGACATGATATTTCTTAAAGATGCAGATCAATTAAGATTTATTCGCTTTAATAAAGCAGGCGAAGAGCTTTTAGGTTTTTCCAGAGAAGAGCTCATTGGAAAGAGCGACTATGACTTTTTCCCTAAAGAAGAAGCAGATTTTTTTACAACAAAAGACAGAGACGTATTAAATAGCAAAGAGCTTATTGATATTCCTGAAGAGTCGGTTCTCACTAAATATAAAGGCCAAAGGATACTAAGGACTAAAAAAATACCCATTCTAGACGTGAAAGGACGTCCTAAATACCTTTTGGGCATTTCAGAAGACATTACCAAACGCAAATTTGCCGAGAGTGCACAGCGTGAGATAGAGAGTCGGCTTTCACAAATCGTTATGGGAAGCCCGATTCCGACCTTTGTTATCGATAAAAAACATATAGTCACACATTGGAACAAGGCCCTTGAAAGGGTTACCGGCATATCAGGAAGCGAAGTTATTGGAACGAATAAACAATGGATGGCTTTCTATCCTAACGAAAGACCTATCATGGCGGATCTTTTGGTTGATAGTGTGAATAAAGATGAAGTATCAAAATTTTACAACGGAAAGCTTCATAAATCCACAGATAGTGAACATGCTCATGCCGCCGAAGATTTTTTCCCTCATATGGGTAGAGAAGGTCGATGGCTATATTTTTCAGCTGCACCACTGCGTAATAGCGAAGGGGAAATCACCGGAGCAGTGGAAACACTACTGGACATAACAGATCGCAAGAAATTCGAACAATCTTTAAAGGAAAATGAGGAACGTTATCGCTCCCTATTTGAATCATCCAGTGATAGTATTTTCATCATCAAAGATTCACTTTATTATGAATGCAATCCAAAAGCACTTGAAATGTTCAATTGTACCAGGGAACAAATTATCGGCAATTCACTCCATAAGTTCAGCCCTGAATATCAACCTGACGGAACAACTTCATTCGATAAAGCATCAGATTTAATAAACAATGCTTATGACGACAAGCCACAATTTTTCTTATGGCAACATTGCAGGTTTGATGGCTCGCGCTTCGATTCTGAGGTGTGCGACACGGCTAATTATGGCACAAATTTCGATTTAAATGGGGTGACACTTTTCCCGCCTTCTCGATTTTGA